One Alligator mississippiensis isolate rAllMis1 chromosome 1, rAllMis1, whole genome shotgun sequence genomic window carries:
- the BLOC1S3 gene encoding biogenesis of lysosome-related organelles complex 1 subunit 3, whose amino-acid sequence MTAHVTGVVLSHVTLARLWGQELIPTPLACSRELPEPPARLGPVVMSAPRGGALVPGEASETDSEAELELAAPRVARPCLRGVKVPGEASETDDEDEGEGERGAAALPGPALPPLVVVRGEEPRAPPGAEEKPALRGQARHRGRYSSLLQQRLADSNARLCGHVGGAVRQGYGAAAARIGSLTAQLGAAQSGIIDASHSVRLALDDLRALAARIDIVTGCSLLPDLRPGLPPA is encoded by the coding sequence ATGACCGCCCACGTGACGGGGGTAGTCCTCAGTCACGTGACATTAGCCCGCCTCTGGGGGCAGGAACTGATTCCCACGCCGCTCGCCTGCTCGCGGGAGCTGCCCGAGCCCCCAGCGCGGCTCGGCCCGGTGGTGATGTCTGCTCCCCGGGGCGGCGCACTGGTCCCGGGAGAGGCCTCGGAGACGGACTCGGAGGCGGAGCTGGAGCTGGCGGCGCCCCGGGTGGCCCGGCCCTGCCTGCGCGGGGTGAAGGTGCCCGGGGAGGCCTCGGAGACGGACGACGAGGACGAAGGCgagggcgagcgcggggcggcagCGCTGCCAGGCCCGGCCCTGCCGCCCCTCGTGGTGGTGCGGGGCGAGGAGCCAAGGGCGCCGCCGGGCGCGGAGGAGAAGCCAGCGCTGCGCGGCCAGGCCCGGCACCGCGGAcgctacagctccctgctgcagcagcgccTGGCAGACAGCAACGCCCGGCTCTGCGGCCACGTGGGCGGCGCCGTGCGGCAGGGCTACGGCGCGGCGGCGGCCCGCATCGGCAGCCTCACGGCCCAGCTGGGCGCGGCTCAGAGCGGCATCATCGACGCCTCGCACAGCGTCCGCCTGGCCCTCGATGACCTGCGCGCCCTCGCTGCCCGCATTGACATCGTCAccggctgcagcctgctgcctgACCTGCGCCCTGGCCTGCCGCCTGCCTGA